One Triticum dicoccoides isolate Atlit2015 ecotype Zavitan chromosome 5B, WEW_v2.0, whole genome shotgun sequence genomic window carries:
- the LOC119305928 gene encoding germin-like protein 9-3: MASINCYYSLVLVVIALASAPLAAVAGDPDILSDFIVPTSMIGMPPMNITGDFFTYTGFRRNFTMPMPMPGAQNFTVTKATMMEFPALNGQSVAYAMLKFPSESVNPPHTHPRAAELLLVLDGALSVGFVDTAGKLYTQDLAAGDMFVFPKGLVHYQSNPGQSRAVALSAFGSSAPGTLSVPVTVFGTGVDDAVLAKSFRTDLPTVQKLKAALTPPPKK; this comes from the coding sequence ATGGCTTCCATCAACTGCTACTACTCCTTGGTGTTGGTGGTGATTGCACTGGCCTCGGCTCCGTTGGCCGCCGTGGCCGGCGACCCGGACATCCTCAGCGACTTCATCGTGCCGACTTCCATGATCGGCATGCCACCAATGAACATCACCGGCGACTTCTTCACCTACACCGGCTTCCGCCGCAACTTTACCATGCCGATGCCGATGCCGGGGGCGCAGAACTTCACGGTGACCAAGGCCACCATGATGGAATTCCCTGCGCTCAATGGGCAAAGTGTGGCCTACGCCATGCTCAAGTTCCCCTCCGAATCTGTGAACCCGCCACACACCCACCCCCGCGCCGCCGAGCTGCTGCTCGTCCTTGACGGCGCGCTCTCCGTCGGCTTCGTCGACACGGCCGGCAAGCTCTACACGCAGGACCTGGCCGCCGGCGACATGTTCGTGTTCCCCAAGGGCCTGGTGCACTACCAGTCCAACCCAGGCCAAAGCCGCGCCGTTGCGCTCTCCGCATTTGGCAGCTCCGCACCCGGCACCCTGTCCGTGCCCGTCACCGTGTTCGGCACCGGCGTCGACGACGCCGTGCTGGCCAAGTCGTTCAGGACCGACCTGCCCACCGTGCAGAAGCTCAAGGCGGCGCTCACTCCACCACCCAAGAAGTGA